A stretch of Paenibacillus peoriae DNA encodes these proteins:
- a CDS encoding NAD-dependent malic enzyme, which yields MQGGIGGKNIILRLEISTEHIQFGQLITLVNEHGGDVIAIDVIRTSEKVTVRDITVTIADPAEIDQMIARIKKAQGVKVLSISDRTFLLHLGGKIEMQPKVPIQNRDDLSRVYTPDVARVCMAIHEEPDKAFRLTIKRNTVAVVSDGSAVLGLGNIGPYAAMPVMEGKAMLFKQLGSVDAFPICLDTQDTEEIIKAIKQLAPAFGGINLEDISSPRCFEIEQRLRNELDIPVFHDDQHGTAVVLYAGLINALKVVGKALSDVKIVVCGIGAAGVACTKILLSAGAVNIIGVDRHGALTADETYEHQMWNWYAQHTNPERLSGTLSEVLKDADVFIGLSAGGLLQREDVKRMKEAPVLFTMANPVPEIAPEDVEDIAGVIATGRSDYPNQINNVLCFPGIFRAALDCRAREINEEMKLAAAEAIAGTIRPEELNKLYIIPGVFNESAVQRVREKVIQAAIASGTARRVPRDFR from the coding sequence ATGCAAGGCGGTATTGGCGGTAAAAATATCATTTTACGACTGGAAATTTCCACAGAGCACATCCAATTTGGTCAATTGATTACGTTGGTAAACGAACATGGCGGGGATGTAATCGCCATTGACGTCATCCGCACCTCTGAGAAGGTCACTGTGAGAGATATTACAGTCACCATTGCTGATCCAGCAGAAATCGATCAAATGATTGCCCGGATTAAAAAAGCACAAGGTGTTAAGGTATTATCCATCTCTGATCGTACCTTCCTATTACACCTCGGGGGCAAAATTGAAATGCAGCCCAAGGTCCCCATTCAAAACCGCGATGACTTATCCCGGGTATATACCCCCGATGTGGCACGCGTATGTATGGCGATTCACGAGGAACCGGACAAAGCTTTCCGTTTGACGATCAAGCGCAACACGGTCGCCGTCGTCTCTGACGGAAGCGCTGTCCTCGGGCTAGGCAACATCGGTCCCTATGCAGCCATGCCAGTTATGGAAGGCAAAGCTATGCTGTTCAAGCAGCTCGGGTCCGTCGATGCCTTTCCCATCTGTCTGGATACGCAGGACACCGAAGAAATCATTAAGGCCATTAAGCAATTGGCCCCAGCCTTTGGCGGTATTAATCTGGAGGATATTTCATCGCCACGATGCTTTGAGATTGAGCAGCGGTTACGTAACGAGCTGGACATACCTGTTTTTCATGACGATCAGCACGGTACAGCTGTCGTTTTGTACGCAGGGCTGATCAATGCGCTCAAGGTTGTCGGCAAGGCCCTGTCTGACGTCAAAATTGTCGTCTGTGGTATCGGGGCTGCGGGTGTGGCCTGTACGAAAATTTTGCTATCTGCAGGAGCAGTCAATATCATTGGCGTAGATCGTCACGGAGCGCTTACAGCGGATGAAACATACGAGCATCAGATGTGGAACTGGTATGCGCAGCATACCAACCCCGAACGGCTGTCTGGCACGCTGTCCGAGGTTCTGAAGGACGCTGACGTGTTTATCGGACTCTCGGCAGGCGGACTACTGCAACGAGAAGACGTGAAACGTATGAAAGAAGCCCCGGTACTGTTCACTATGGCTAACCCAGTTCCCGAAATTGCGCCAGAGGACGTCGAGGACATTGCGGGTGTCATCGCCACCGGACGTTCGGACTATCCTAACCAAATTAACAATGTGCTTTGTTTCCCAGGCATCTTTCGAGCAGCGCTCGACTGCCGTGCCCGTGAAATCAACGAAGAGATGAAGCTGGCGGCCGCCGAGGCCATCGCAGGCACGATCCGTCCTGAAGAACTAAACAAGCTGTATATAATCCCTGGTGTATTTAACGAGAGTGCGGTTCAACGGGTGCGTGAAAAGGTAATTCAAGCCGCAATTGCGAGTGGTACAGCGAGAAGAGTGCCTCGGGATTTCAGATAA